In the genome of Lactobacillus intestinalis, the window GGATTTTTACCTTTTACCAATACTAAAATGGCAGTTGGAAGCGATTGTGGCACTTCGATTTTTAAATAATCTTGATTAAAGCTCTTGATAATATTTAAAAGATAATCATGAGTTTTAAATTCTTTAAGAGCTAATTCCGGAATTTGATGTAAATGACGCCTAATCTGAATAAGTTCTTCTTTTGTTAAAATCATCGCTATATCTTTCTTAAATTATCTTCTAAACCAGTTTTGCTTTCGGTTTTTTGATCAACTTTTTTAATAACTTTAGCTGGCACACCTGCCACCACAGTATAAGGAGCTACATCATGAGTTACAATTGCCCCTGCCGCAATTACAGCACCTTCACCAACATGAACGCCTTCAATTACTACTGCATTAGCACCAATTAAAACATTATCATCAATTCTTACTGGTTCCGCAGAAGCAGGTTCAATTACGCCTGCTAAAACTGCATTGGCACCCACGTGGCAATGCTTTCCTACAATAGCACGTCCTCCTAAGACAGCACCCATATCAATCATAGAATCATCACCAATTTCGGCACCAATATTAATCACTGCTCCCATCATAATTACTGCATTATTACCGATTACGACATGATCTCTAATCAAAGCTCCTGGCTCAATACGAGCATTGATTTCTTTTAAATCCAGTAAAGGTACGGCAGAATTACGGGCATCGTTTTCGACATGATAATCTTCAATCTCTTGCGAATGGTTTGCTAAAAATTCTTTTATTACTTGCCAATCTCCAAAAATCACGCCACTTTCAGCATTGACAAAATCTTGAATCTCTTCTGGAAAGTCAAGATTTTCCAAATCTCCTTTAAGATAAACTTTGACTGGCATTTTTTTAGGAGCATTTCCAATATAATTAATAATACTTTGAGCATCTAACTTTGACATTTTTATCTCTTTTCTACATTAAATATTGTAATCTTGGTCTAAATGAATTAAATCTTCTAAGGATTCTCTTTTAACTACTACTTGTGCTTTCCCATTTTCTGCAAAAACGACAGCGGGACGAGGATTACGATTATAATTTGAAGCCATTGAGTACCCATAAGCACCAGTATCAAGCATGGCCAAAATGTCACCTGCTTTTAACGAAGGTAACTTAGCATCTGCTAAAATATCGCCCGATTCGCAATATTTACCAGCCACATGAAATTCTTGACTAGCCTTTCTTTGTGGATCGTTAGCTAAAACTGTTTCATATTTTGCTTGGTAAAGAGCTGGACGAATGTTGTCTCCCATCCCTCCATCAACAGCAACATAAGGAACTAAGCCGGGAATTTCTTTCATGCTTCCTACTTTGTAGAGATTGTACCCTGCTGGTCCTACAATGGAGCGCCCAGGTTCAATATCAATTTCAGGAATGGGAAAATTATGTTTAGTTGCTTCATCTTTAATTGTTTTCACAATGACTTTTACAAATTCTTCTGGCTTTAGAGGATGATCTTCTTGAACATATTTAATTCCAAAACCACCACCGACATTGATTATTTGAGCTGTATAATCATAATTTTTTCTCCAAGATGCTGCAACATCAACCAATTTAGCTGCCGCCATTTCAAAACCATTAAGTTCAAAAATTTGTGAACCAATATGGGCATGAATCCCTAACATATGCATTCTTTGATTTTTCAAAACTTCTTGTAAAGCTTTGTCTGCTTGACCAGAATCTAGATCAAAACCAAATTTGCTATCTACTTGACCAGTTTGATCATATTCATGAGTGTGAGCTGAAATGCCCGGCGTGATTCTAAGCATCACGTTGATCTCACTATCTTGTTCTTCAAGAACCTGACTAAGTAAATCAATCTCATAGAAATTATCAATCATAATTTTGCCAACATGGTTTTTAACAGCCATTTCAAGCTCTTCTTTTGATTTATTATTGCCATGAAAACTAACCCGCTCTATTGGGAAATTGGCCTTCATAGCTGTATAAAGCTCACCTGCAGACACAACATCGGTATAAGCTCCCTCCTCATTGGCAACTTGATACATTGCAATTGAAGCGAAAGCTTTACTTGCATAACTCACTGCATAATTAACTTGTTCTTCTTCAAACACCTTTTTAAAAGCGCGAATTTGATGACGAATTTGACTAACATCATATACAACTAAAGGAGTCCCATATTCTTTAGCTAGCTCAAGACTATCCATTCCTCCAATAGTTAAATGACCTGCTTGATTAATCTGATTAGTAATTTGTGAATTCATATTTTGCCTGCATTTCTAAAAAATAGAAGCGCTAATAAAAAATCCATTGTCTGCGCTCAACAAACAACGGATTAAATTATTTTTAATCTTATGATCGATAGCGCTCCGCGAATCTTAATTTTCGCGACAGTTTACAATCTCTTAAATTGCATCCCAGCAAATAATACTTGGCCTCATATTATCACTTCGGCAACTTCCCCTTTCACAATTCATCATAGTTTTGCCTAAACTCCTAATTGCTACTTTTGTCAGTTGCGCCTCTTCGAATTTGACTAAATTGTATATTTTATTAAAAACAGAGTCAATAGTTTTACATGATTTTTTAATTTTTATTGCAAGTTTGAAAATTAATGTTAAACTTCAATTAAAATCTTTTAATTAAAGCACATTTACTTGCAGCTTTAATTAAACTAAAAGGAAGTACTGATATGAGAGTAGTAAAATTTGGTGGTAGTTCGCTAGCCACCGGCACTAGTGTGAATCAAGCACTTGAGATTATTTTAGCTGACCCATCTCGACAAGTAATGGTTGTCTCAGCTCCTGGTAAAAGAAATAGCTCGGATATTAAAGTTACAGATCTTTTAATTAAATATGCAAAAACTGTCCTAAATCATCAAAACTATTCAAAAATAGTTGACGAAATTTATAGTCGCTATCAAGAAATTGG includes:
- the dapD gene encoding 2,3,4,5-tetrahydropyridine-2,6-dicarboxylate N-acetyltransferase, giving the protein MSKLDAQSIINYIGNAPKKMPVKVYLKGDLENLDFPEEIQDFVNAESGVIFGDWQVIKEFLANHSQEIEDYHVENDARNSAVPLLDLKEINARIEPGALIRDHVVIGNNAVIMMGAVINIGAEIGDDSMIDMGAVLGGRAIVGKHCHVGANAVLAGVIEPASAEPVRIDDNVLIGANAVVIEGVHVGEGAVIAAGAIVTHDVAPYTVVAGVPAKVIKKVDQKTESKTGLEDNLRKI
- the lysA gene encoding diaminopimelate decarboxylase, whose amino-acid sequence is MNSQITNQINQAGHLTIGGMDSLELAKEYGTPLVVYDVSQIRHQIRAFKKVFEEEQVNYAVSYASKAFASIAMYQVANEEGAYTDVVSAGELYTAMKANFPIERVSFHGNNKSKEELEMAVKNHVGKIMIDNFYEIDLLSQVLEEQDSEINVMLRITPGISAHTHEYDQTGQVDSKFGFDLDSGQADKALQEVLKNQRMHMLGIHAHIGSQIFELNGFEMAAAKLVDVAASWRKNYDYTAQIINVGGGFGIKYVQEDHPLKPEEFVKVIVKTIKDEATKHNFPIPEIDIEPGRSIVGPAGYNLYKVGSMKEIPGLVPYVAVDGGMGDNIRPALYQAKYETVLANDPQRKASQEFHVAGKYCESGDILADAKLPSLKAGDILAMLDTGAYGYSMASNYNRNPRPAVVFAENGKAQVVVKRESLEDLIHLDQDYNI